Within Gilvibacter sp. SZ-19, the genomic segment CTGCCGAGCTGGAGAACGGACGAAGACACAAACGCGGCACCATTTCTGGGGCCAAATGGTATAGAGAGAATCCGGATAATAAATCGGCAGCCTATGAATTCTTTATCTTTTTAGGACCGGAAAAAAGTACCGGACATTTGAACAATAAATACACCATATTTGGGCAGGTCACCAAGGGAATGGACGTGGTAGACACTATTGCCAACCTCCCTGCAGACGAAGGCGAATGGCCCCTCAACAACGTGTATATCAGTATTGAACTTCTGGATTAGGGTTGTTTTCCCTGCGGATAGAAACTGGGCAGGGTCAACTTAAAGACCACGGCAATTAATCTTACGGAAATTATCACACCGGCCGCTAGGCTAAATTGCAACCAGGCCGGGAAGTTGCCGTATTCTGAAGCAAAGAACACCACACCTCCAGCAATACAAGCGGTTGCGTAGATCTCTTTTCTAAAGATTATTGGGATCTCGTTGCACAAAATATCCCGGATCACACCACCAAAGCTCGCGCTTAAGGTACCCAGTATGATACAAATGATCGGGTGAAAATCCGCAGCGATACCCTTTTGAATACCAACCAAGGTGTACAAGGCAATTCCAATGGTATCGAATAAAAATAAGGAACGGCGTAAATAGCTCAAACGCGATCGAAAAATAATTGCAAAAACCGCAGCTCCGGCTATGGTGTAGATATACATCAGATCGTACATCCAGAACACTGGGGCGTCCATAAGCAGATCTCGCACTGTGCCACCACCTACAGAGGTCACAAAGGCAATGATAAAAATGCCAAAAGGATCCAAGCCTTTTTTCATGGCTGTCAAGACTCCGGAAATGGCAAAGGCAATGGTCCCTAACAGATCCACCCACAAGAGCAAACTCATAAACGCTGGGTATAGTAGTTGTAATCCTTAAGAACCGTATCTATATACTGGCGGTCGTAGAGGTCCGAATTACTACCAATTATAGTTTCCACTTTTACGCGCAACAAATTCAGGGTCTTGTAGTCGTTAGAGCGCACCGCAATGCGAAAGGTCTCTTTGATAAGACGAGCGTCTTTATCGGTAAGCTGGGTTACCGTAGTGAATTGCGGGGTGTATTCTTGCTGAATCTCCTCTAAAATTGTGCTGTTAATATTGTATCGTTTTTTAGTACTTATAACTACTGTACCGGCGGCCGAATCGCCAATACGTTGATGTCTATCGCTAAAGATCATGGTCAAGATCCCGATAGCTGGAAAGACCCAAAGATCAACTAAACGCATCATCCAGCGAACCATATAATTAGACCAATGCACTGGAGATCCGTCTATTTTCACTACGCGGATCTGCAAACACATCTTCCCCACTGTACGCCCATCAAAGAGAATGTGCATATAGAGCGAATAGAACATTACCGGCAAGAGCAATAAGGACTGCAAGCCAAAAATAGACCAGTCATCTGCGAACATACGGTCAAAGAGTTGACTCACTTGGCTCAAGATGTAGAAATACAGGAAAAAGATCACAAAATCGATAAGCACGGCCAGAATACGTTCGCCTGCGCTGGCCACTGTATAGCCTAAATTTACGTTCTGGGTAGTGCTAATTTGTAAGTTTGCCATTTGCTTGCAAGTGCTTATCTTTAAGAAAAAAATTACTGAATGCGCGAGGCGGCTTTTGTTAAGCAAAATAAAGAAAAATGGATCGCTTTTGAAAAGGCAATCGCACTTAAGTCGCAGATCAATCCAGATACGCTGGCAGATCATTACATTCATTTGACCAACGATCTGGCCTACGCCCAGACCTACTATCCGGAGTCAAAAACCCTGCTGTACCTCAATTCATTAACTGCACAGGCGCATCAGCAGATATACAAGAACAAAAAAGAAGACAAGAATAGAATCATCAGTTTTTGGAAAGAGGAGTTTCCGCTCTTTTTCTATCAGCACCAACGCACGCTGCTCTATGCCTTTCTAGTCTTTGCAATTGCCATATTTATTGGAGCGATAAGCAGTTTATACGACGACACTTTTGTACGTCTTATTCTGGGCGATCGTTATGTGAACGAGACCTTAAACAACATTGAGAGCGGCAACCCAACGGCCATTTACGGCAGCGGGAGTAATTGGGGAACTTTTTTAGCGATAACCGTCAATAATATTCGGGTATCTATCTTGGCATTTGCCTTTGGGGTCATTACTTCTGTGGGCAGCGCCTATATCTTATTCTCCAACGGAGTCATGGTAGGCGCCTTCTTTACCATGTTTGCCAATAATGAGGTTTTTTGGCAAGCCTCTAAGAACATCATGTTACACGGGGCAATTGAGCTTTCAGTAATTGTGGTAGCAGGCTGCGCCGGAATGGTAATGGGTAACGGGATCTTATTCCCCAAGACCTTTTCCAGAAGACTGTCATTTACCCGAGCCGCCAAGGACGGACTCAAAATAGTGGTCAGCACCTTTCCGTTCTTTATTATAGCGGGATTTATAGAAGGCTTTATTACACGATACAACACTATGCCGGTCTGGCTGGCTTCGCTGATCATTGGCGGTTCATTTGCCTTGATCATCTTTTATTATATCATTTACCCGATCCAACTCCACAGAGCCCATGCAGCACGATAAAGTAGAGTTTAGACAGAAGCTGGATTTTGGTCAGCTCATTTCATATTTTTTTGATTTCGTAAAAGTCAACTGGAAAGATTTTAGCAATATATTCTTGCGTTATAACGGCTGGTTCATGCTAATCTTTATCGGTCTGAGTTATTTAATGGTCTCTGGTTACTTTGGGATCATTAGCGGAATAGGAATCTATACAGAAAACAACAATACCGACAGCTACGCCGCCATGGCCGGTTTTGGGGTTATTCTATATCTACTGATGCTTTTATTGGTCGGAGCCGTGAACTACGGCCTGAGTTCGGCCTATATGTCTGTGTACTTTAACCGCGATAATACCGAGATACCCATAGACGGCAAAGAAGTGTGGCGATTACTTAAAAAACGCTCCGGTAGCCTGGCCGTTTTTATGATCTTATTGGTGTTGCTGTTTATTGGATGGTTTATCCTTTTTGTCATTGTGAATTTTATTCCTGTACTCGGTTTTTTTGTTGGATATGCGATCTTGTTCATGCTCGTGGCTTGGGCGGGGGTGTCTTGTATGGCAATGATTCACAAGGATCTAGGCCCTGCAGACGCTTTGGGCGTTGGCTGGAACTTGGTCATGTCCAGTTTTTGGAAATGTGTAGGGATAAACTTTGTAATGGGGCTTATCATTGGTTTTCTGCGGATAGCTATCTTGAGCATTCCCATGATCATAGCCGGAGTGGTATTCTATCACGCCGTGAACGAACAAAGCGCACAAATGACAGACAGTATAGTGACCATTATTTGGACCTTGTTCTTATCTATCGCAACCTTGGTTTCTATCTATGCGCAGGCCATAAGTCAGTTCATGAACGCCGGCCTGTACCTCTCCCTACAAGAAACCAAGACCAATACATTTTTACGCACTAAAATAGAACAGATAGGCGTTGGGGAATAAACAGCTCATATTCTTACTCTTACTCGTTTTGCCTTTGCTTTCTTTTGGGCAACAGCAAGCTACGCCCATTACTTATGATAACGAGCAAATGGAAGCCCGCAGCTTTGACGGCGAGCTGCAAGATAAATACAGCGGTAGCAGTTTTAATTATGAAGAAGGTGGCGGGACTGGCGAGAATCTCATCGGTCGGGTCATTGGTGGTTTCTTGCAATGGTTGGCAGAGCTATTTGGGGTGGAGTTGAGTCCAGAGACCTACAAGGTAGTAGAAACCATACTTTACGTATTGCTTATTGCGATAGGCCTTTATTTGATGGTGCGCTTGCTTTTAGGGCAACAGGCCACAGCTTTCTTTGGAGGCAATAACACCGCCTTAGCACCCATGCGTACCCAAGAAGAAGACTTGACTCAGATAGATCTACAGGCACTGATAAACGAGGCCTTACAACAAGGAGACTATCGTTTGGCGGTGCGCTACCTATTTTTAAAGAGCCTCAAGGACCTTTCTGGCAAAAGGCTCATAGACTGGCATTTTGAAAAGACCAATACCGACTACCTCAACGAATTAGAATCCGCAGAAATAAAAACGGAATTTCGAGCAGTAAGCCGCCTTTACGACTATGTCTGGTATGGTGAATTTCCAATAGATCAACAGCGTTTTCATCAGGCGCAGCAGCGTTTTGAGCAACTCCAAAAAACCATTGCACGCCATGGATAAACGCTCTAAACGCATACTGGTGGCCTTTGGTATTGCCTTGGTTGTTTTAATGGTGGTAGAGATCATACGGCCAAAACCGCTGGACTGGTCACCCAATTATACAACAACAGCCAAGTCCCCGCTTGGGGCTCATGTCACTTTCGAAGAACTGCCTGGTTTTTTTAATACCGACCTTAAACGGATTACAGAAGATCCGTTTGAATTCTTGCAACGCACAGAATACGGCTCCGGGGAACTCTATTTCTTTGTCAACTCGCGTTTGAATCTAGATGGTAACCAAGTGGAACGCTTGTTGCAATTCGCAG encodes:
- a CDS encoding RDD family protein, with protein sequence MANLQISTTQNVNLGYTVASAGERILAVLIDFVIFFLYFYILSQVSQLFDRMFADDWSIFGLQSLLLLPVMFYSLYMHILFDGRTVGKMCLQIRVVKIDGSPVHWSNYMVRWMMRLVDLWVFPAIGILTMIFSDRHQRIGDSAAGTVVISTKKRYNINSTILEEIQQEYTPQFTTVTQLTDKDARLIKETFRIAVRSNDYKTLNLLRVKVETIIGSNSDLYDRQYIDTVLKDYNYYTQRL
- a CDS encoding DUF4129 domain-containing protein is translated as MGNKQLIFLLLLVLPLLSFGQQQATPITYDNEQMEARSFDGELQDKYSGSSFNYEEGGGTGENLIGRVIGGFLQWLAELFGVELSPETYKVVETILYVLLIAIGLYLMVRLLLGQQATAFFGGNNTALAPMRTQEEDLTQIDLQALINEALQQGDYRLAVRYLFLKSLKDLSGKRLIDWHFEKTNTDYLNELESAEIKTEFRAVSRLYDYVWYGEFPIDQQRFHQAQQRFEQLQKTIARHG
- a CDS encoding stage II sporulation protein M is translated as MREAAFVKQNKEKWIAFEKAIALKSQINPDTLADHYIHLTNDLAYAQTYYPESKTLLYLNSLTAQAHQQIYKNKKEDKNRIISFWKEEFPLFFYQHQRTLLYAFLVFAIAIFIGAISSLYDDTFVRLILGDRYVNETLNNIESGNPTAIYGSGSNWGTFLAITVNNIRVSILAFAFGVITSVGSAYILFSNGVMVGAFFTMFANNEVFWQASKNIMLHGAIELSVIVVAGCAGMVMGNGILFPKTFSRRLSFTRAAKDGLKIVVSTFPFFIIAGFIEGFITRYNTMPVWLASLIIGGSFALIIFYYIIYPIQLHRAHAAR
- a CDS encoding trimeric intracellular cation channel family protein, which gives rise to MSLLLWVDLLGTIAFAISGVLTAMKKGLDPFGIFIIAFVTSVGGGTVRDLLMDAPVFWMYDLMYIYTIAGAAVFAIIFRSRLSYLRRSLFLFDTIGIALYTLVGIQKGIAADFHPIICIILGTLSASFGGVIRDILCNEIPIIFRKEIYATACIAGGVVFFASEYGNFPAWLQFSLAAGVIISVRLIAVVFKLTLPSFYPQGKQP